A genomic region of Phragmites australis chromosome 2, lpPhrAust1.1, whole genome shotgun sequence contains the following coding sequences:
- the LOC133905467 gene encoding protein ALP1-like produces MRPASNGRAPTRGGGAAGAGDDDFAFYYAFLDRDDNFAFYYSFLQDPAAPPLPLALDADAVAMTNNRKRKQRGGGDGGGPGDDEGGKKDGRKRSIAKILTSLAVLEADEHADRAGAADESRRELALLESNAETRSQAMMDYYAKMEGSFDAAAETESAARSKRSRLVTSAAAAAVVAGEEAAASASATASESGSPTRAAGHHQRRLWVKDRSRAWWDRCNSADYPEAEFRRAFRMGRETFDMICGALGSAVAKEDTMLRAAIPVRQRVAVCIWRLATGEPLRLVSKRFGLGISTCHKLVLEVCAAIKSVLMPRFLQWPDEAAAARFKASFERTSGIPGVIGAMYTTHIPIIAPKISVAAYFNRRHTERNQKTSYSITLQGVVGPDGAFTDVCIGWPGSMLDDQVLEKSMLHQRAAAGMMHEACLVGGASYPLMDWVLVPYTHQNLTWTQHAFNEKVGDLRRVAVEAFARLKARWACLQKRTEVKLQDLPVVLGACCVLHNVCELRGEEVDPDIRCELVDDETTPENPVRSEAAKRARDNIAHNLLHRGFAGTAFF; encoded by the coding sequence ATGAGACCCGCATCCAACGGCCGCGCACCAACCAGAGGTGGAGGTGCAGCTGGTGCAGGGGACGACGACTTCGCCTTCTACTACGCCTTCCTGGACAGGGACGACAACTTCGCCTTCTACTACTCCTTCCTCCAGGATCCCGCCGCCCCGCCGTTGCCGCTCGCGCTCGACGCCGACGCCGTCGCCATGACCAACAATCGGAAAAGGAAGCAGCGCGGGGGAGGTGATGGAGGCGGCCCGGGGGACGACGAGGGCGGGAAGAAGGACGGCAGGAAGCGGTCCATCGCCAAGATACTCACCTCGCTGGCGGTGCTGGAGGCGGACGAGCACGCGGACCGCGCGGGCGCCGCGGACGAGTCCAGGCGGGAGCTCGCGCTGCTCGAGTCCAACGCCGAGACCAGGTCGCAGGCCATGATGGACTACTACGCCAAGATGGAGGGCAGCTTCGACGCCGCCGCGGAGACCGAGTCTGCCGCGAGATCCAAGCGCTCCAGGCTCGTGACGTcagccgccgcggcggccgtcgtggccggggaggaggccGCGGCTTCGGCGTCCGCAACGGCGTCGGAGTCGGGCTCGCCGACGCGCGCGGCGGGGCACCACCAGCGGCGGCTGTGGGTGAAGGACCGGTCGCGCGCGTGGTGGGACCGGTGCAACAGCGCCGACTACCCGGAGGCGGAGTTCCGGCGCGCGTTCCGGATGGGGCGGGAGACGTTCGACATGATCTGCGGCGCGCTGGGCTCCGCGGTGGCCAAGGAGGACACCATGCTCCGCGCCGCCATCCCCGTGCGCCAGCGGGTCGCCGTCTGCATCTGGCGCCTCGCCACGGGGGAACCGCTCCGCCTCGTCTCCAAGCGCTTCGGCCTCGGCATCTCCACCTGCCACAAGCTCGTCCTCGAGGTGTGCGCCGCCATCAAGTCCGTGCTCATGCCGCGCTTCCTCCAGTGGCCCGACGAGGCCGCCGCGGCGCGCTTCAAGGCGAGCTTCGAGCGGACCTCCGGCATCCCGGGCGTTATCGGCGCCATGTACACCACCCACATCCCCATCATCGCGCCCAAGATCTCCGTCGCCGCCTACTTCAACCGCCGCCACACGGAGCGCAATCAGAAGACGTCCTACTCCATCACGCTGCAGGGGGTGGTCGGCCCCGACGGCGCCTTCACGGACGTGTGCATCGGGTGGCCGGGCTCCATGCTGGACGACCAGGTCCTCGAGAAGTCGATGCTCCACCAGCGCGCCGCGGCGGGGATGATGCACGAGGCGTGCCTTGTCGGCGGCGCGAGCTACCCGTTGATGGACTGGGTGCTGGTTCCGTACACGCACCAAAACCTGACGTGGACGCAGCACGCGTTCAACGAGAAGGTGGGCGACCTCCGGCGCGTGGCGGTGGAAGCCTTCGCGCGGCTCAAGGCGCGGTGGGCGTGCCTGCAGAAGCGCACGGAGGTGAAGCTGCAGGACCTCCCCGTGGTGCTGGGCGCCTGCTGCGTGCTGCACAACGTCTGCGAGCTgcgcggcgaggaggtggacccgGACATCCGGTGCGAGCTCGTGGACGACGAGACCACGCCGGAGAACCCCGTGCGGTCCGAGGCCGCCAAGCGCGCCAGGGACAACATCGCGCACAACCTCCTCCACCGCGGGTTCGCCGGCACCGCATTCTTCTGA